Proteins encoded within one genomic window of Hahella chejuensis KCTC 2396:
- a CDS encoding L,D-transpeptidase family protein yields MRKGFLFLTGVLFACSAGAEQAQTSLALSESAYMAPLVDKVQVKKASRLLILLKEGKPFRVYPIALGDKPLGHKQFEGDERTPEGTYSLDWRNPNSAFHKSIHVSYPNDQDIEYAKSQGREPGGMIMIHGWPNGFNHDRDSIWLYEFDWTDGCIAVNNQAMDEIWSLVPDGTPIEILP; encoded by the coding sequence ATGCGGAAAGGTTTTTTATTTCTGACGGGTGTTCTTTTTGCGTGCAGCGCCGGAGCGGAGCAGGCGCAGACATCGTTGGCGTTGTCTGAGTCCGCATACATGGCTCCCCTGGTGGATAAAGTGCAGGTTAAGAAGGCGTCCAGACTTTTGATTCTATTGAAAGAAGGGAAGCCGTTTCGGGTGTATCCGATTGCCTTGGGCGACAAGCCGCTTGGCCATAAGCAGTTTGAGGGCGACGAGCGCACTCCTGAAGGCACTTATTCTCTTGACTGGCGTAATCCAAACAGCGCCTTTCATAAATCCATCCACGTTTCTTACCCCAATGACCAGGACATTGAGTATGCAAAGAGTCAAGGACGTGAGCCTGGCGGAATGATCATGATCCATGGTTGGCCCAATGGCTTTAATCATGACCGCGACAGCATCTGGCTTTACGAGTTTGATTGGACGGATGGATGTATCGCCGTTAACAATCAGGCGATGGATGAGATCTGGTCTTTGGTGCCGGATGGCACGCCTATCGAAATTCTTCCGTAG